A genomic window from Bacillota bacterium includes:
- a CDS encoding phage major capsid protein — translation MYTAEELLAKVNAAIKAITVADLGSAVLQPEKQQKFVRAMEAKAVALAECRRLDMKSHTADIDRIGFGSRILQVPPAAGVAPEDRKPTIGTNQIVAKEFMAVVGVKDSTMEDNIEKADFADSLNELIGNRCGVDLQEVCFQGDTGSGDTFLAQFDGWLKLAGNAVSGAVTDKVGGGNSTVAVATAKGDRQMTVADAANFAADDFVRIGAGLTREYAKIQGVAGAVLTFTSELKHAHYVGEAVVEITELPDFNLYDVEDMFDAMLSALPEQYKADPSQLRFWVPWATENAYRDKLRARGTALGDQAQQASAPLAFKGVPIRACASVPAGKALLAHPDNMAYGVYRDVRIEPEREAKLLQTDFVASLRAGANYEEEDGAVVASGYEVPPRV, via the coding sequence ATGTACACTGCTGAAGAGTTGCTGGCCAAGGTCAACGCCGCAATCAAGGCGATAACGGTGGCTGACCTTGGATCGGCCGTCCTCCAGCCCGAGAAACAGCAGAAGTTCGTGCGGGCGATGGAGGCCAAGGCCGTCGCACTGGCCGAATGCCGCCGGCTCGACATGAAGTCGCATACGGCGGACATCGACCGCATCGGGTTCGGGTCAAGGATCCTTCAGGTACCGCCCGCAGCGGGCGTTGCCCCGGAGGACAGAAAGCCGACCATCGGCACCAACCAGATCGTCGCAAAAGAGTTCATGGCCGTAGTCGGAGTCAAGGACTCCACGATGGAGGACAACATCGAGAAGGCCGACTTCGCCGACAGCCTGAACGAGCTCATCGGCAACCGTTGCGGTGTGGATCTGCAGGAAGTCTGCTTCCAGGGTGACACAGGCTCGGGCGACACCTTCCTCGCGCAGTTCGACGGGTGGCTGAAGCTCGCGGGCAACGCCGTGAGCGGTGCGGTCACCGACAAGGTCGGCGGCGGGAACTCGACCGTGGCCGTGGCTACCGCCAAGGGCGATAGGCAGATGACAGTCGCCGACGCGGCCAACTTCGCGGCGGACGACTTCGTCCGGATCGGCGCGGGGCTCACTCGCGAGTACGCCAAGATCCAGGGCGTCGCTGGCGCGGTCCTCACGTTCACCTCGGAGCTCAAGCATGCTCACTACGTGGGCGAGGCCGTCGTGGAGATCACCGAGCTCCCCGACTTCAACCTCTACGACGTGGAGGACATGTTTGACGCGATGCTCTCGGCTCTTCCGGAGCAGTACAAGGCCGACCCGTCTCAGCTTCGGTTCTGGGTACCGTGGGCAACCGAGAACGCATACCGCGACAAGCTCCGCGCGCGCGGCACGGCTCTCGGGGACCAGGCGCAGCAGGCTTCGGCGCCGCTCGCATTCAAGGGCGTGCCCATCAGGGCCTGCGCTTCAGTGCCCGCTGGCAAGGCTCTCCTCGCCCATCCGGATAACATGGCCTACGGCGTCTACCGGGATGTCAGGATTGAGCCCGAGCGCGAGGCCAAGCTCCTCCAGACCGACTTCGTCGCGTCCCTCAGGGCCGGCGCGAACTACGAGGAGGAGGACGGCGCGGTCGTGGCCTCCGGCTACGAGGTCCCGCCCAGGGTTTAG
- a CDS encoding asparaginase — MGRRLHRADQVLFYTSRGARKGGLNVTARLVLFFTGGTISMVVDPVTGGVIPALSGEQIVASAPGIRSIAQVEIRDFARLPGPHMTPDDCLRLSRDIGSALADSGVTGVVVAHGTDTLEETAFIVDLVLDPAKPVVFCGAMRNASELSWDGPGNLMAAAVVAASQSSTGRGVLVVMNEGVHAAAEVTKTHTECVDAFRSPDFGPLGIVEKGRVLYYRDAPPRVHIPTARLDARVDLFKAAIGVDDRLIRYSVDCGTHGIVVEGTGCGNVTPPMAEGIRYAISRNIPVVLVSRCPRGRVLDTYGYDGGGRRLREMGVIFGDNLNGQKARMKLMAALGAGFDRRQIREAFEQGRY; from the coding sequence ATGGGTCGACGCCTCCACCGGGCTGACCAGGTTCTGTTTTACACTTCCCGTGGCGCCCGAAAAGGAGGGCTAAACGTGACCGCGAGGCTCGTATTGTTCTTCACGGGGGGGACCATCTCGATGGTGGTCGACCCCGTTACCGGCGGGGTGATCCCCGCGCTGTCCGGGGAGCAGATCGTCGCCAGCGCGCCCGGGATACGTAGCATTGCCCAGGTGGAAATCCGCGACTTCGCCCGGCTGCCTGGGCCGCACATGACCCCCGATGACTGCCTCAGGCTCTCCCGCGATATTGGCTCGGCCCTGGCGGATTCTGGCGTCACGGGCGTTGTCGTCGCTCACGGGACCGACACGCTGGAAGAGACCGCCTTCATCGTTGACCTGGTACTCGACCCCGCGAAACCCGTGGTATTCTGCGGGGCGATGCGCAACGCTTCGGAGCTGTCGTGGGACGGTCCCGGGAACCTCATGGCGGCCGCGGTCGTAGCCGCGTCCCAGTCGTCCACAGGCAGGGGAGTGCTAGTGGTGATGAATGAGGGGGTCCACGCCGCGGCGGAAGTCACCAAGACCCACACCGAATGCGTCGACGCATTCCGCAGCCCCGACTTCGGCCCGCTCGGCATCGTTGAAAAGGGCCGCGTCCTGTATTACAGGGACGCTCCGCCGCGGGTACACATCCCCACCGCGCGATTGGACGCCAGGGTTGACCTGTTTAAGGCGGCTATAGGCGTCGACGACAGGCTGATCAGGTACTCGGTCGATTGCGGGACACACGGGATCGTGGTGGAGGGCACGGGGTGCGGCAACGTGACGCCTCCCATGGCGGAAGGGATACGCTACGCCATCTCACGAAACATACCAGTCGTCCTCGTATCGAGGTGTCCCCGGGGGCGCGTCCTCGACACCTACGGTTATGATGGCGGGGGCAGACGCCTGAGGGAGATGGGGGTCATCTTCGGCGACAATCTCAACGGCCAGAAGGCGCGAATGAAGCTCATGGCGGCCCTCGGTGCGGGGTTCGATCGCCGGCAGATCCGGGAGGCGTTTGAGCAGGGGCGTTACTAG
- a CDS encoding HAMP domain-containing protein — protein sequence MKFRSRILVSLLVVALVATAVTAGFSLFATSVYFSDYASNQRRARARELAALFSLYYERAGSWEGVQALLVFRGPGMGMYGQRRWATNVPGGMIDRILLMDETGIVVADSYGMQVGDRIQLRGLDSVPVTAGGRNVGAVAIVPGAPDPSGRVVASLENTFRRSVLAAALLAAAAGILLSFVLGASYSRDLMRRVASLAEASRRLAARDLSVRLPTGEQDELGQLASAFNEMAGALEKAEAVRRNMVADMAHEIRTPLAILRSNLEAMQAGLVEPTPDAVASLHDEVLRMSRLVADLQDLSLSEAGKLPLVTEEIELAAALERAAQAVGPQALSRSIEVSVAVPAGVPAALADGDRLMQVMMNLLSNALRYALEGGEVRIEAEPADAGFVQVCVSNNGEPISGEEIPHLFERFYRSDKSRNRQSGGTGLGLAVARALVEAMGGRIWVDASTGLTRFCFTLPVAPEKEG from the coding sequence GTGAAATTCCGGTCGCGGATCCTCGTTTCACTACTCGTTGTGGCGCTGGTGGCGACGGCGGTGACCGCCGGCTTTTCCCTGTTCGCTACTTCCGTGTATTTCTCCGACTACGCATCGAACCAGCGCCGCGCCCGCGCCAGGGAGCTCGCCGCGCTGTTCTCTCTGTACTACGAGCGGGCCGGCTCGTGGGAAGGCGTGCAGGCGTTGCTCGTGTTTCGCGGCCCCGGGATGGGCATGTACGGCCAGAGACGGTGGGCAACAAATGTCCCCGGCGGGATGATCGACCGCATCCTGCTCATGGATGAAACCGGTATCGTTGTGGCCGACTCATACGGGATGCAGGTGGGGGACAGGATCCAGTTGCGGGGTCTGGACTCCGTGCCGGTGACCGCAGGAGGGCGCAACGTGGGAGCCGTGGCGATAGTTCCAGGGGCGCCGGACCCCTCCGGCAGGGTGGTCGCGTCCCTGGAGAACACGTTCAGGAGGTCGGTGCTTGCCGCCGCGTTGCTGGCAGCGGCGGCCGGCATCCTGCTCTCATTCGTGCTTGGCGCCTCATACAGCAGGGACCTGATGCGAAGGGTCGCCTCGCTCGCGGAGGCGTCGCGCAGGCTCGCCGCGAGGGACCTCTCGGTGAGGCTGCCCACCGGGGAACAGGACGAGCTCGGACAGCTGGCGTCGGCGTTCAACGAGATGGCCGGGGCCCTTGAGAAGGCCGAGGCCGTCAGGCGCAACATGGTTGCCGACATGGCCCACGAGATCCGCACCCCGCTGGCCATATTGAGGTCGAACCTCGAGGCGATGCAGGCAGGCCTCGTCGAGCCGACGCCCGACGCGGTCGCGTCCCTCCACGACGAGGTTCTGAGGATGTCGAGGCTGGTGGCTGATCTCCAGGACCTCAGCCTGAGTGAGGCCGGCAAGTTGCCACTGGTGACTGAAGAAATCGAACTGGCGGCCGCGCTGGAGCGCGCGGCGCAGGCGGTCGGGCCGCAGGCGCTCTCGCGCTCAATCGAGGTCAGCGTCGCCGTCCCGGCGGGAGTCCCGGCTGCCCTGGCGGACGGGGACCGCCTCATGCAGGTGATGATGAACTTGCTCAGCAACGCGTTGCGCTATGCCCTGGAGGGCGGGGAGGTGCGAATCGAGGCGGAGCCGGCGGACGCCGGGTTCGTCCAGGTGTGCGTATCCAACAACGGAGAGCCCATCTCGGGGGAGGAAATTCCCCACCTGTTCGAGAGGTTCTACCGGAGTGACAAGTCCAGGAACCGGCAAAGCGGCGGCACGGGTCTGGGGCTCGCCGTCGCCAGGGCGCTCGTGGAGGCGATGGGCGGCCGGATATGGGTCGACGCCTCCACCGGGCTGACCAGGTTCTGTTTTACACTTCCCGTGGCGCCCGAAAAGGAGGGCTAA
- a CDS encoding peptidoglycan-binding protein produces MPAQGITPAPGLPTLKKGMVGGAVPLLAAALRLQRDVFDDALDGAVRDYQREHGLVVDGIVGPKTWGSIIEEILVCDAAAWRARALEAEEKLTRVREIIN; encoded by the coding sequence ATGCCGGCGCAAGGAATCACGCCCGCTCCAGGTCTTCCGACGCTCAAGAAGGGGATGGTCGGCGGCGCTGTGCCGCTCCTGGCAGCTGCACTCCGCCTGCAGAGGGATGTTTTCGACGACGCGCTCGACGGCGCCGTCAGGGACTACCAACGGGAGCACGGCCTGGTCGTGGATGGCATCGTGGGACCGAAGACCTGGGGAAGCATCATCGAGGAGATTCTCGTCTGCGACGCTGCGGCATGGAGGGCTAGGGCGTTGGAGGCGGAGGAGAAGCTGACGCGTGTTAGAGAGATAATCAACTAA
- a CDS encoding HK97 gp10 family phage protein, with product MSLDFGIEIDLSELGALREKVMGALGGAFRMMALDLWGNIREEAPVRHGRLAGSWEIEQVDDLDWRIRSAVSYALAVNQGSKPHEIRPRNAKSLRFVVGNQVIFAKRVRHPGTEANPYIDRAISRTEKRIDEFVGRAVSASLG from the coding sequence ATGAGCCTTGATTTTGGCATCGAAATCGATCTGTCCGAGCTCGGGGCCCTCAGGGAGAAGGTCATGGGGGCCCTGGGCGGCGCCTTCCGGATGATGGCCCTCGACCTCTGGGGCAACATCCGTGAGGAGGCTCCAGTGAGACATGGCCGGTTGGCCGGCTCCTGGGAAATCGAACAGGTGGACGATCTGGACTGGCGGATCCGGAGCGCGGTCTCCTATGCCCTGGCCGTCAACCAGGGGTCGAAGCCGCACGAGATCCGGCCCAGGAACGCCAAGTCTCTCCGGTTTGTGGTCGGCAATCAGGTCATATTCGCCAAGCGGGTAAGGCACCCGGGCACTGAGGCAAACCCGTACATAGACCGGGCGATCTCCCGCACTGAGAAACGGATAGACGAGTTTGTGGGGCGCGCGGTAAGCGCCTCTCTGGGGTGA
- a CDS encoding response regulator transcription factor: MPKILVVEDERKLSSVIARYLESEGFTVEVASDGPSGLAAVRNGNPSLVVLDLMLPGMNGLDVCREIRRTSNVPIIMLTARSEEADKLVGLEIGADDYITKPFSLRELATRVRAVLRRYQSEQARVIERLEAGDIELDVPSHTVKVRGQEVALTPAEFKILSLLMRNPGRVLTRLQILDAVFGDAFEGYERTVDTHILNLRKKVELDPSNPAHILTVYGIGYKMVPQAFQAGKTGGDNG, encoded by the coding sequence TTGCCCAAGATACTCGTGGTTGAGGACGAGCGCAAACTGAGTTCCGTTATCGCACGGTACCTCGAGTCGGAGGGTTTCACCGTCGAGGTCGCGTCCGACGGCCCCTCCGGCCTGGCCGCGGTCAGGAACGGCAACCCATCACTCGTCGTGCTGGACCTCATGCTCCCCGGCATGAACGGGCTAGACGTCTGCAGGGAGATCCGGCGGACCAGCAACGTCCCCATCATCATGCTTACCGCGCGGTCCGAGGAGGCCGACAAGCTCGTCGGCCTCGAGATCGGCGCCGACGACTACATAACCAAACCGTTCAGCCTTCGCGAACTCGCCACGCGCGTTAGAGCTGTACTGCGAAGATACCAGTCCGAGCAGGCCCGCGTCATAGAGCGTCTTGAGGCCGGGGACATCGAGCTCGACGTGCCGTCGCACACGGTAAAGGTGCGTGGGCAGGAGGTAGCGCTGACCCCGGCCGAGTTCAAGATACTCTCGCTACTCATGCGCAATCCGGGAAGAGTGCTCACGCGACTTCAGATACTCGACGCGGTGTTTGGGGACGCTTTTGAAGGATACGAGCGCACGGTCGACACGCACATCCTCAACTTGAGGAAGAAGGTCGAGCTTGACCCGTCAAACCCGGCTCACATACTCACGGTCTACGGGATAGGGTACAAGATGGTCCCTCAGGCGTTTCAGGCGGGCAAGACCGGAGGGGATAACGGGTGA